Proteins encoded in a region of the Excalfactoria chinensis isolate bCotChi1 chromosome 16, bCotChi1.hap2, whole genome shotgun sequence genome:
- the MAPKAPK5 gene encoding MAP kinase-activated protein kinase 5 isoform X2 codes for MSGDPEMDKAIKETSILEEYNINWTQKLGAGISGPVRVCVKKSSQERFALKILLDRPKARNEVRLHMMCATHPNIVQIIEVYANSVQFPHESSPRARLLIVMEMMEGGELFHRISQHRHFTEKQASQVTKQIALALQHCHSLNIAHRDLKPENLLFKDNSLDAPVKLCDFGFAKVDQGDLMTPQFTPYYVAPQVLEAQRRHQKEKSGIIPTSPTPYTYNKSCDLWSLGVIIYVMLCGYPPFYSKHHSRTIPKDMRKKIMTGSFEFPEEEWSQISEMAKDIVRKLLKVKPEERLTIEGVLDHPWLNSTEALDNILPSAQLMMDKAMVAGIQQAHAEQLANMRIQDLKVSLKPLHSVNNPILRKRKLLGTKPKDGVYIHDPENGSNDSNVALEKLRDVIAQCILPQAGENEDEKLNEVMQEAWKYNRECKLLRDTLQSFSWNGRGFTDKVDRLKLAEIVKQVIEEQTNSHDSQ; via the exons AGTCTGCGTGAAAAAATCCTCTCAAGAACGCTTTGCACTGAAAATCCTTCTTGATCGTCCAAAAGCTAGAAATGAG GTACGTCTGCACATGATGTGTGCAACACATCCGAATATTGTTCAAATTATTGAAGTTTATGCTAACAGTGTGCAGTTCCCACATGAATCCAGCCCAAG GGCTCGGCTCCTAATTGTAATGGAGATGATGGAAGGGGGAGAgctatttcacagaatcagcCAGCACCGGCACTTTACTGAGAAGCAAGCAAGCCAAGTAACAAAGCAG ATAGCTTTGGCTTTGCAGCATTGCCACTCACTAAACATTGCACATAGAGACCTCAAGCCCGAGAATCTCCTCTTCAAGGATAACTCTTTG GATGCACCTGTTAAATTGTGTGACTTTGGGTTTGCCAAAGTAGACCAAGGTGACTTGATGACACCACAGTTCACTCCATATTACGTAGCACCTCAG GTATTGGAGGCACAAAGGCggcatcagaaagaaaaatctgggaTTATCCCCACCTCTCCAACACCTTACACGTATAACAAG AGCTGTGACTTGTGGTCCCTGGGTGTCATTATTTACGTGATGCTGTGTGGATACCCTCCATTTTACTCCAAACACCACAGTCGGACAATTCCAAaggatatgaggaaaaagatCATGACAGGAAGCTTTGAATTTCCAGAGGAAGAATGGAGCCAGATCTCAGAAATGGCGAAAGACATTGTGCGAAA GTTGCTGAAGGTCAAACCGGAGGAGCGACTGACCATTGAAGGTGTGCTGGACCATCCCTGGCTCAACTCCACCGAGGCACTGGATAACATCCTACCCTCTGCCCAGCTGATGATGGACAAG GCAATGGTTGCAGGGATACAACAGGCTCATGCAGAACAGCTTGCAAACATGAGAATCCAAGACCTCAAAGTCAGTCTCAAACCCCTTCACTCCGTCAACAACCCTATCCTGCGCAAAAGGAAATTGCTGGG CACTAAACCAAAGGATGGCGTTTACATCCACGACCCAGAGAATGGAAGTAATGATTCCAATGTGGCTCTGGAAAAGCTCAGAGATGTGATTGCTCAGTGCATTCTACCACAGGCTG GAGAGAATGAGGATGAGAAGCTGAATGAAGTGATGCAGGAGGCATGGAAGTACAATCGGGAGTGTAAGTTGCTGCGAGACACTCTTCAGAGCTTCAGCTGGAACG GCAGAGGATTTACAGACAAAGTGGATCGACTAAAACTGGCAGAAATAGTAAAACAAGTTATTGAAGAGCAGACAAACTCCCATGACTCTCAATAG
- the LOC140259766 gene encoding disintegrin and metalloproteinase domain-containing protein 21-like — protein MPLPVLPMECLHSNRSRTSRHSLGPSFQLATVAPNWTQSGLVPRCVPMGRGVLTGLGFSFLLVGLLLLCADCSPQPAWGYAAYEIVTPKKVDSKADRASQGSMSYFINIQGVNYTIHLKQKKDFVVKNFPILTRDSEGQVMIEQPHVLADCYYQGYVEGILDSMVTLSTCSGLRGLLQIGNLTYSIEPLSASSTFEHLLLQREAAVPGTVIYKTLQGGRQFPGYRAAPKQFQPWGPMRYLELMVVVDKEGFDAFGTSITNVMLEVIEIIHLVDGLFSSVRLRVVLTVLEIWTEKNPISITKNVTQVLHSFNHWRIQHSPAHIKHDVGCLFASLNFSSSTRPLHMGSELNFASACNRQRSSAVVSFAKQSYIDTAVHVARELGYVLGMKHDDKHCRCGSASKCIMNPRSTVSYAFSNCSTKYYYDFITTGQGKCLNNIPSSTVTFLPQRCGNGVLEDKEECDCGSEEQCKSDPCCDNTCQKKKGAICASGGCCKDCKLLPEGEVCRKSSNPCDLPEYCNGTSEHCPEDVAKQDGTMCAADGYCYSGKCRSRTLQCKDIFGERAQPAPLQCFEELNVKGDRFGNCWGDGTDTEFQKCELENVLCGRLQCTNVRDLPRTDHSTLIQTPVGDTWCWGTEYHVGLDSSDTGVIEDGTQCGKKKICINRTCVPEEKYLASHCSANTTCRGKGICNTKGNCHCDNGWAPPFCQYAGFGGSIDSGPTPVRRKGLFNYIMRITLLTGTLLILAALAIEYIRKLIAARLSCRPCRWSRSRKKGPEKEEIEFQSAESQDPNVGVDLQQLGSVTNS, from the coding sequence ATGCCGTTGCCTGTACTCCCCATGGAATGTTTGCATTCAAATAGGAGCCGGACAAGCAGACACTCCCTGGGCCCTTCATTCCAGCTGGCAACCGTGGCTCCAAACTGGACACAGTCAGGGCTTGTACCAAGGTGTGTCCCAATGGGCAGAGGGGTTCTTACTGGACTGGGCTTCTCCTTCCTGCTTGTggggctcctgctgctgtgtgcagactgcagcccccagcctgccTGGGGCTATGCAGCCTATGAGATAGTAACTCCAAAGAAAGTTGACTCTAAGGCAGATAGAGCCAGCCAGGGCAGCATGTCCTACTTCATCAACATTCAAGGTGTGAATTATACCATTCACCTCAAGCAGAAGAAAGACTTTGTAGTTAAAAACTTCCCCATACTCACTCGTGACTCCGAAGGGCAGGTGATGATCGAGCAGCCCCATGTGCTGGCAGATTGCTATTACCAAGGCTATGTGGAAGGCATCCTGGACTCCATGGTGACTCTGTCCACCTGCTCTGGGCTCAGGGGACTGCTGCAGATTGGAAACTTGACCTACAGCATCGAACCCCTGTCAGCTTCCTCTACATTTGAGCATCTTCTGCTGCAAAGGGAGGCGGCGGTTCCTGGGACAGTGATCTACAAAACACTCCAAGGAGGCAGGCAATTCCCAGGTTACAGGGCAGCACCCAAGCAGTTCCAGCCCTGGGGACCTATGCGGTACTTGGAACTCATGGTGGTGGTGGACAAGGAGGGGTTTGATGCCTTTGGCACAAGTATAACAAATGTGATGCTGGAGGTTATTGAAATAATCCATCTGGTGGACGGACTGTTTTCCTCTGTCCGCCTTCGTGTGGTATTAACAGTACTGGAGATTTGGACAGAGAAGAACCCTATCAGTATCACCAAAAACGTAACTCAGGTCCTTCACAGCTTCAATCACTGGCGGATTCAGCATAGCCCTGCACACATCAAGCATGACGTGGGGTGCCTGTTTGCCTCGCTGAACTTCAGTAGCAGTACAAGACCATTGCACATGGGTAGTGAATTAAACTTTGCCAGTGCATGCAATAGACAGCGCTCCTCTGCTGTTGTATCGTTTGCCAAACAGTCTTACATCGACACGGCTGTCCATGTTGCTCGCGAGTTAGGATACGTCCTTGGCATGAAGCACGATGACAAACACTGCAGGTGTGGAAGTGCCTCTAAATGCATCATGAACCCAAGGAGCACAGTGAGCTATGCATTCAGCAACTGCAGCACAAAGTACTATTATGATTTTATAACAACAGGACAAGGAAAATGTCTGAATAACATCCCATCATCTACAGTGACATTTCTACCACAGCGCTGCGGGAATGGAGTCCtggaggacaaggaggaatgtgACTGTGGCTCAGAAGAACAGTGTAAATCAGACCCTTGTTGTGACAACACCTgtcaaaagaagaaaggagccATTTGCGCTTCTGGAGGGTGCTGCAAGGATTGCAAGCTTCTTCCTGAAGGAGAAGTATGCAGGAAGAGCAGCAATCCATGTGACTTGCCCGAGTACTGCAATGGGACATCTGAGCATTGCCCAGAGGACGTGGCCAAACAGGATGGAACcatgtgtgctgcagatggATACTGCTATTCAGGCAAATGCAGATCTCGCACATTACAGTGTAAGGACATCTTTGGTGAGAGAGCACAACCTGCTCCATTACAGTGTTTTGAGGAGCTGAACGTGAAAGGGGATCGGTTTGGCAACTGCTGGGGAGATGGCACAGATACCGAGTTTCAGAAATGCGAGTTAGAAAACGTTCTTTGTGGGAGGTTGCAGTGCACTAATGTTAGAGATCTGCCTCGGACAGATCACTCAACCCTCATCCAGACCCCAGTGGGCGATACCTGGTGCTGGGGCACGGAGTACCACGTGGGCCTGGACTCCTCGGATACTGGGGTCATTGAGGACGGCACGCAGTGTGGCAAGAAGAAGATCTGCATCAATCGGACGTGTGTCCCTGAGGAGAAGTACCTGGCATCTCACTGCTCTGCCAACACAACCTGCAGGGGAAAAGGCATTTGCAACACTAAAGGAAACTGCCACTGTGACAATGGCTGGGCACCTCCCTTCTGCCAGTATGCTGGCTTTGGAGGAAGCATCGACAGCGGGCCTACACCGGTCAGGAGAAAAGGGCTTTTCAATTACATCATGAGGATTACCTTACTGACTGGCACTCTTCTGATACTTGCAGCACTTGCCATCGAATACATCAGAAAGCTTATAGCAGCCCGACTCTCGTGCAGACCTTGTAGATGGAGTCGGTCCAGAAAGAAGGGtcctgagaaggaagaaattgaaTTCCAATCAGCTGAGAGTCAAGACCCCAATGTAGGAGTtgatctgcagcagctgggctcagTCACCAACTCCTGA
- the MAPKAPK5 gene encoding MAP kinase-activated protein kinase 5 isoform X1, which produces MSGDPEMDKAIKETSILEEYNINWTQKLGAGISGPVRVCVKKSSQERFALKILLDRPKARNEVRLHMMCATHPNIVQIIEVYANSVQFPHESSPRARLLIVMEMMEGGELFHRISQHRHFTEKQASQVTKQIALALQHCHSLNIAHRDLKPENLLFKDNSLDAPVKLCDFGFAKVDQGDLMTPQFTPYYVAPQVLEAQRRHQKEKSGIIPTSPTPYTYNKSCDLWSLGVIIYVMLCGYPPFYSKHHSRTIPKDMRKKIMTGSFEFPEEEWSQISEMAKDIVRKLLKVKPEERLTIEGVLDHPWLNSTEALDNILPSAQLMMDKAMVAGIQQAHAEQLANMRIQDLKVSLKPLHSVNNPILRKRKLLGTKPKDGVYIHDPENGSNDSNVALEKLRDVIAQCILPQAGKGENEDEKLNEVMQEAWKYNRECKLLRDTLQSFSWNGRGFTDKVDRLKLAEIVKQVIEEQTNSHDSQ; this is translated from the exons AGTCTGCGTGAAAAAATCCTCTCAAGAACGCTTTGCACTGAAAATCCTTCTTGATCGTCCAAAAGCTAGAAATGAG GTACGTCTGCACATGATGTGTGCAACACATCCGAATATTGTTCAAATTATTGAAGTTTATGCTAACAGTGTGCAGTTCCCACATGAATCCAGCCCAAG GGCTCGGCTCCTAATTGTAATGGAGATGATGGAAGGGGGAGAgctatttcacagaatcagcCAGCACCGGCACTTTACTGAGAAGCAAGCAAGCCAAGTAACAAAGCAG ATAGCTTTGGCTTTGCAGCATTGCCACTCACTAAACATTGCACATAGAGACCTCAAGCCCGAGAATCTCCTCTTCAAGGATAACTCTTTG GATGCACCTGTTAAATTGTGTGACTTTGGGTTTGCCAAAGTAGACCAAGGTGACTTGATGACACCACAGTTCACTCCATATTACGTAGCACCTCAG GTATTGGAGGCACAAAGGCggcatcagaaagaaaaatctgggaTTATCCCCACCTCTCCAACACCTTACACGTATAACAAG AGCTGTGACTTGTGGTCCCTGGGTGTCATTATTTACGTGATGCTGTGTGGATACCCTCCATTTTACTCCAAACACCACAGTCGGACAATTCCAAaggatatgaggaaaaagatCATGACAGGAAGCTTTGAATTTCCAGAGGAAGAATGGAGCCAGATCTCAGAAATGGCGAAAGACATTGTGCGAAA GTTGCTGAAGGTCAAACCGGAGGAGCGACTGACCATTGAAGGTGTGCTGGACCATCCCTGGCTCAACTCCACCGAGGCACTGGATAACATCCTACCCTCTGCCCAGCTGATGATGGACAAG GCAATGGTTGCAGGGATACAACAGGCTCATGCAGAACAGCTTGCAAACATGAGAATCCAAGACCTCAAAGTCAGTCTCAAACCCCTTCACTCCGTCAACAACCCTATCCTGCGCAAAAGGAAATTGCTGGG CACTAAACCAAAGGATGGCGTTTACATCCACGACCCAGAGAATGGAAGTAATGATTCCAATGTGGCTCTGGAAAAGCTCAGAGATGTGATTGCTCAGTGCATTCTACCACAGGCTGGTAAAG GAGAGAATGAGGATGAGAAGCTGAATGAAGTGATGCAGGAGGCATGGAAGTACAATCGGGAGTGTAAGTTGCTGCGAGACACTCTTCAGAGCTTCAGCTGGAACG GCAGAGGATTTACAGACAAAGTGGATCGACTAAAACTGGCAGAAATAGTAAAACAAGTTATTGAAGAGCAGACAAACTCCCATGACTCTCAATAG